The sequence GCGCGCCGGCAGCCGTCGGGTCGTCGAGCTGCACGGCACCATGCGTCGCGTGTTCTGCAGCCACTGCGGTCAGGTGTTCGACCGCCGAGACCTCGCGCAGCGCGTCGAGCACGAGAACCCGTGGATCTCGGTGCCCGAGAACGTCGCCCTCGGCCCGGACGGAGACGTGCTCCCCGAGAGCGTCGAGGGGTTCCGCATCCCGGCGTGCAGCGTCTGCGGCGGGGTTCTCAAGCCCGACGTCGTGTTCTTCGGCGAGTTCATCCCCGCCGAGAAGTTCCGCGAGGCCGAACAGCTGGTCCACGCGAGCGAAGGGCTCGTCGTGGCGGGATCGTCGCTCGTCGTCAATTCCGGCATCCGCCTGCTCGAACGCGCTCGGCGGCGCCGGATGCCGGTCGTCATCGTCAACCGCGGCGACACCCGCGGCGACACGCGTGCGACCGTCAAGATCAACGCGGGCGCGAGCGAGGTCCTGCGCGCGCTCGCCGAGTCGCTGCCACCGCTGGATTGACGTCTCGGGCTGTCCCCCAGGTCGGCTGGGTAGGCTCGCAGGGTGACAGCGCTGACCCTGATCCGCCACGGCGAGACCGACTGGAACCGCGACCGCCGGATCCAGGGGTCGACCGACATCCCCCTCAACGACACCGGCCGCGCGCAAGCGCGCGCGACGGCGGCGCTGCTGCGCGACCGGATCGATCTCGGCCTTCCGGTCTCGATCGCCTCGAGCGACCTGGCCCGCGCACGCGAGACCGCCGAGATCATCGCGACCGAACTCGGGATCGGCGCCCCGCGCCAGTACCGAGGACTGCGTGAACGCTCGTACGGCGAGGCCGAGGGCGTCGGCGTCGACGAGTTCCGCGAGCGCTGGGGCGACTGGTACACCGCCGAGGTGCCCGGAGCGGAGCCCTGGCCCGAGCTGCGGGCACGCGGCATCGCGGCCCTCGGCCGGGCCGTGCGGGATCACCGGCGCGCGACGGCCCCGGCCGCCGCCTCGCTGATCGTCGTCAGCCATGGCGCGTTCATGCGCGAGATGATGCGCCACGCCACCGCCGGCGCGCTCCCGCCGGCCGGCGAGCGCCTGCTGAACGGCTCGGCCCACGACTTCGTCTACGAGCGCGACCACCTGCGGCTCGTCGCGTACGCCGGCCTCGTCGCCTGACCGCCTGCCGCGCCGATCCGGGGTCCTCACTCCGCACTCGGCTCGTACTGCGGCTCAGGCTCCGCTCGCGGCCCGCGAAGGGCGATGACGAGCACGAGCACCCCCATGACGGCGACACCCGCCCACATGGCCTGCTGCCATCCGGCGACGAACGCGTCCTGCGCGGCCGTGAGGATCTGCTCCGCGTGTGACCCTGCTCGATGGCTGACCTCGGCGGCATTGGCGATGCCATCCCGCGCCGCGCCGGCGAGGTCTGCCGGCACGCCGTCGAGGCGATCTCCGATGGAGCTCTGGTAACCGGCGATCAGGACTCCCCCGAGGAGCGCGATGCCCAGTGCAGAGCCGAGTTCGCGGGTGAGGTCGTTGAGCGCGGAGGCCACGCCCTGCCGCGCCCGTGGGAGCGAGGACGTGATCGCCTCCGTCGACGGAGTCATCGCGAGCCCGGCTCCCAGACCCATGGTGATGAGACCCGGCAGGACCGGGAGGTACCCCCCGGTGACTGACACGAGGACAGCCATGAGCGCGAGGCCGAGGGTGGCGAGACTCAGTCCGATGACCATCGCTGCGCGGGCCCCGATCCTGCTGACGAGCCGTGGTGCGAGAGCGGAGGCGAGCATCATCACCAGGGCCATCGGCATGAGGCCGAGGGTGGCCAGCAGCGCGGTCCAACCCAGGACCACCTGGAAGTACGGGTAGAGCACGAGCGAGACGCCGCCCTGGATGCCGAACAGGACGAGCAGCAGCGTCGTGCCTGACGACAGCCCTCTGGTGCGGAAGTACCGGACGTCCAGCAGCGGGAACGAGGCGTGCAGCTCCCACAGGATGAACACGACGATGGCGACCACAGCTGTCGCGAGGGAGAGGAGGACGATCGGGGCGCTCCAGCCGAGCGTGGGCGCCTCATGCAGTGCGAAGGTGAGGCCCACGGTGGCGATGATCGACGTGAGAGCGCCGAGCACGTCGAACCTGCCCGGGGCGGCCGCGCGGGAGTTCGGCACCGCGCGGAGACCGAGGAGCACCGCGGCGACGGTGAGCACGACGGGGAGGGCGAACAGCCATCGCCAGCTCGCGACGTCCACCAGCACTGCAGAGAGGTACATGCCCAGGATGCCGCCCCCGCCGGCGACAGCGGTCCACATACCGATCGCCTTCGCGCGCGCCTCGTCGGGGAACGAGGAAGTGATCACTGCGAGGGTGACGGGCATGATCATCGCCGCACCGACGCCGCTGAGCGCGCGCGCGGCGAGCATGATCTCGATGACAGGCGCTCCGGCGGCCACGATGTTGGCAACACCGAACACGACGAGTCCTGCGATGAGCACGGGCTTGCGCCCCAGGCGGTCGCCGGCGGACCCGAGAGGCAGCAGGAGGGCTGCGAGGGTGAGGACATACGTGTTGATGATCCAGAGCACCTCGCCCTGTGAGGCGTCGAACGTCGTCGCCAGCTGTGGCTGCGCGACGTTGAGGCCGGAGACCGACGCGACGACAGCCATCAAGGCGATGCAGACGGCCCAGAGAATCGCGCGGCGTCGACGCGGGTCGTCGACGATCGGCGCGTCCTCGTTTGTGTTCGCAGAAGAGGTGGAGGTCATGCTTGCGAGGTCCTTTGCAGTGATGCGGCGTCGGGGTCGGGTCCGACGCACGTCGAGAAGGAGGTCGGCCGCGTCGACGTGGGATGCCGTCGCTCGTGCTGCCTGAACCAGGATCACTTCGCATCCGACAAGGTGGCAAACATATTTGCCGAATGGCAAAGTGGACGTCATGGGCAACGCCACCGATCAGACCCTCGACGCCGTCGGACCACGTCTCAAGCGTTTGCGGCTCCACCGCGACGTCACCCTGACCACGCTGGCCGCGGAGATCGGCGTCTCGGCCAGCACGCTGTCCCGGCTCGAGGCGGGGTTGCGGCGACCGACGCTGGAGCAGCTCCTACCGCTGGCGCGCTACTACGGTGTCACGATCGACTCGCTCGTCGACGCGCCGCGTACCGCCGACCCTCGCGTAGACCTGCGCCCGGTGTCGTGTTCCGACGGGTCCGTCATCATCCCGCTCACACGCCGGCCAGGAGGCATCCAGGCCTTCAAGTTCGTCCTCCCCACAGGCAGTGACGACGCCGTGCCCGACCTGCACACCCATGAGGGACACGATTGGGCGTACGTGCTCAACGGAACGCTGCGCCTCATCCTCGGCGACCACGATCTGCTCCTCCACGCCGGAGAGGCCGCCGAGTTCGACACCCGAATCCCGCATTGGTTCGGTGCGACCAGCGCCGGGCCCGTCGAATACCTCAGCCTCGTCGGACGCCAGGGTCAGCGCGCTCACGTCCGCGCGGTGACCACTCGCCGCTAGAGCCGTTCAGCGCTCCGCGTCACGCACGGTGCGCTGTGTCGCAGCCGCAAGCGGGACCGCTGAGCCGCGCGCCGCAGGGGAATGATCGACGGTCAGTCTGCGAGCGGCACCACCTGCGGCGCGCCGCCGGACGATGTGACGACGAGGACGCGCGCAGCGGCGAGGCCGTCGAGCGCGTGAACGACGGCGGCGGCGTCCGCATCGGTCGTCGGACCGTCCGCAGCCGCTGCGCGCCACACCGTGACCGCGGCACCTGTCGCCGACCGGATCCGCCGGGCGAGTTCGTCCGCATCGTCGCCCGCCACGAGGATCACGCGGCCGATGACATCGGGGGGCGCCGCGGCAGGCGCGAGCGCGCGGTCGCGGCGCCAGATCGCGAAGTGATAGCCGAACACGACCGCCGTCGCGCTCAGCAGCCCGAGGGGCGCGCGGATGCGCTCCAGGAGTCCCGCGGCGCCCCCGGCGTCGAGAAGGAACTCGAACAGCCGGTACCCGATGATGAGCAGTGTCACGAGCCCGACGACGGCGCTCGCCCCGAACACGACGATCAGGTAGACGCGGCGAGCGGGGTCCGCGGCATCCGCCGTCGTCACCGTCCGTGCCGGACGCCACGCGATCACCCACGCCGGCACTCCCACGACCAGCGCGCTGATGCCGCCGAGCAGAAGCGTGCGCGGGTCGTCGTCGACGAGAGCCGGGCCGACCGCCGCGAGCAGCGCGTTGACGACCACGCCGAATCCGCTTGCCGCGCCGATCAAGGCGATCGCCGAGACCACGAGACGTCCTGCGCCGCGCACCCGCTCGGACCTCGCCGCGAGCACGGAGGCGTGGTAAACCCACACGAATGCGCCGACGAGCACGGCGGAGACCGCGACATCCATCGGCGCCAGCACTTCGGCGAGGGGGTCGGTGTCGAAGAGCACCCGCAACAGCACGAAGACGACGGTGCCGAGCGAGAAGAGGGCGGTCGCCGCCGACGCGCCGATGACGATGACCAGCAGCACCGCCGCGAAGGCGCCCGGCGCGCGGCGCGCCCCCTCGCGGAACCAATGCCACCACCACTCGAGTGCGCCGAGGGCGAGCCACACCAGGCCCCGCAGGACCGGCACCGCCCAGTGCTCCGACGCGATGAGCACGGGTGCGACACCCGAGAGAGCCTCCGACAGCAGCGCCGCGAGCGCCGAGACGGCACCGGATGCCGCGACCACGAGTCCGAACAGCGCCGACAGTGAGACCGGCACGTCGACGAGCCGAGTGGGGGTGCTCGCGGCGTTCCGGCGCATCTGCCGGTGCCAGAGCCACACCCCTGCCCATACCAATCCGGTCGCAAGCTCTCCCGGCCGCCACCGCCCGTCGACGCCGGCGGCGGCCGCGGACCCGAGGGAGAGCGTCGCCACGATGAGCGCGGTCAGGGTCATCGCCGTCAGGTACAGCGCCCACACCAGCGACGCGCGCTCGAAGGGGTCGGCGAGGCGACGGCGCAGCCACCACCACAGCACCGCGGCCAACGGCGCGCCGATCAGCGCGAACGCGAGCGCGAGCGCGAGGCCGGCGCCGGTGTCGACCAGCACGCCGCCGGCACCGATGGCGCGTTCGAGGAGTCCGCTGAGTCCCGACGCGGCGATCGTGACGAGCGCGAACAGGAGGGCGAAGAGGATGATGCGACGGATGACGGCCTGCGCGCCGCGACCGTGCGGCGCGGCGGTCCGGAGCCCGGCCGAGGCGGCCGGCGGCGGGGATCCGGACATCACCGCTGCCCGCTCTCGATGCAGACGGTGAACTGCCACGGCGCCGTCTCGATGAACCACGATCCGTCCTCGCGCACGAGGTCGAAGGCCTCCTCGCTCTGATATTCGTCGGCGCCGAGCGGGCCCGATCCATAGATCGTCGCGACGATCACCTCCACGCGCGCAGTGCCGTCGCGCTCGGTGGTGTCGACGAGCGTCATCCGGTGATCCTCGGTGCCCGGGTGCACACGCTCGCACGAGTCCGCGATCTCGGGCGCCAGGTACGTCAGCGCCGTGCGCACGTCTCCGTCGCTGACAGCCTGCGCGTAGCGCTGCACGACGCCCTCGGGCGTCTCGGGGTCGAACTGCGTCGTCCCGCCCCGTGCGAAGACGACGATCAGCGCGACCACGACGACCAGCCCCATCACGGCCAGCAGCGCCCACAGGAACACCCGCGACGGGCCGGCGTCTTCGCTCATGGGGACATCTTGCCGCCAGACGGCCGGGATGTCAGTACCTCGCCCGGCCCACCCTCGACGTGGCTCCGCGGCGGTGCACCGTCATCGCTCCGCGCGCCGCAGCACCCCGCGCGCGTGCCGGAGCACCGGCTCGTCGACCATGCGCCCCTCGTACGTGAACACGCCCCGCTCCCCCTCGGCAGCGGCGAGCACGCCCGCCGCCCAGGCGACGGCCTCGTCGCTCGGCCGGTACGCGTCGCGGATGATCGTGACCTGACCGGGGTGGATGCAGGCGGTGGCCGTGAAACCGGATGCCGCGGCATCCGCTGCCTCGATCGCCAGTCGCCGGGTGTCGTGGATGTCGAGGTGCACCGCGTCGATCGCCGCCTTGCCGCGTGCGCCCGCCGCAAGCAGCACGCGAGAACGGGCGTAGCGGGCGATGTCGCGATAGCGTCCGTTGGGCTTGCGGCTCGAGGTGCCGCCGATGCTCGCCACGAGGTCTTCGGCACCCCACATGAGCGCTGAGACGTTCGGCAGCTCGGCGATGCGCTCGGCCTGCGACACCCCCTTGGCCGTCTCGCACAGCGCGACGAGCTCGAAGCGCTGGTCGATCTTGCGCAGACGCTTGGGCGATTCGGACTTGGCGACCATGATGCGTCGGTAGTCCGTCTGCGAGAGCGTGGCGAGGTCCGACACGAAGTCGTCGGTCCCGGGCGGGTTCACGCGCACGATCACGCGAGCCGGGTCGAGCTCGGACTCGATGAGGTGGCCGCGAGCCGCGGTCTTGTCGGCGGCGGCCACCGCATCCTCGAGATCGAGGATCACGGCGTCGGCGCGCTCGAGCGCCTTCGCGTACCGCTCGGGCCGGTCGGCCGGGCAGAAGAGGAGGGCGGGGCCGAGGTCGAACGTCACGGCTGCTCCTTCGTGTCGGGGCTGCGCCACATGAGCGCCACGCGGGTCGCGGTGGCGACGACCTCGCCACGCTGATTGCGGCCGGTGTGGCGCAGGGTCACGATGCCCTGGCCGGGCCGCGAGGACGACAGACGCTTGTCGACGACCTCCGTCTCGGTATAGAGCGTGTCGCCGTGGAACAGCGGTGCGGGGAACGCGATGTCGGTGAGGCCGAGCTGCGCCACGAGAGTGCCCTGGGTGATCTGCGAGACGGATGCCCCGACCATCGTCGACAGCGTCCACATCGAGTTCATCAGCCGCTGCCCGAACGGCTGGGACTCGGAGTAGGCGGCATCCAGATGCAGCGCCTGGCTGTTCATGGTGAGCGACGAGAACAGCACGTTGTCGGCCTCGGTGGCGGTGCGACCGGGGCGGTGGGCGTAGCGCGCACCGACCTCGAGCTCGTCGAAGTAGAGCCCTCGCTGCACGATCTCTCTGGTCTGGCCGCTGTCGCTCACCCGAGTCACGCTACTCCGAGCGATCGGGCGATGACGAGCAGCTGCACCTCGTTCGTGCCCTCGCCGATCTCGAGGATCTTCGAGTCGCGGTAGTGGCGAGCGACCGGGTACTCGTTCATGAACCCGTTGCCGCCGAACACCTGCGTCGCGTCGCGGGCGTTGTCCATCGCAGCGTCGCTCGCCGTCAGCTTGGCGATCGCGGCCTCGGTCTTGAAGGGCTTGCCGGCATCGCGCAGACGTGCGGCATGGTGCCACGCCAGGCGCGCGTTGTGCACGCGCAGCTGCATGCGGGCGAGGAGGAACTGGATGCCCTGGCGCGTGGCGAGCGCGTCGCCGAACACGGTGCGCTTCTTCGCGTAGTCGACGGCGGCCTCGAGGCATCCCTCCGCCGCACCGGTCGAGAGCGCGGCGATCGCGATGCGGCCCTCGTCGAGGATGTGGAGGAAGTTCGCGAACCCCCGCCCGCGCTCGCCGATGAGGTTGCCCTCGGGCACGCGCACATCCTGGAACGTGAGGGGGTGGGTGTCGGAGGCGTGCCAGCCGACCTTGTCATAGCCCGGCTCGACGGTGAATCCGGGGGTGCCCGTCGGCACCATGATCGTCGAGATCTCCTTGCGGCCGCCCTGCTCGCCGGTGACCGCCGTGACGGTGACGAAGCGCGTGATGTCGGTGCCGGAGTTGGTGATGAACTGCTTCGAGCCGTTGATGACCCATTCGCCGCCGTCGAGCTTCGCCGTCGTGCGGGTGGCGCCGGCGTCCGAGCCGGCTTCCGGCTCGGTGAGACCGAAGCCTGCCAGCGCCTTTCCGGCAAGGAGATCGGGCAGGAGCTCCTGCTTCTGCTCCTCGGTGCCGAAGCGGAACACCGGCATCGCGCCGAGGCTCACCCCGGCCTCGAGCGTGATCGCGATCGACTGGTCGACGCGGCCGAGCGCCTCGATCGCGAGGCACAGGGCGAAGTAGTCGCCGCCCTGCCCGCCGTACTCCTCGGGGAACGGCAGGCCGAAAAGGCCCAGTTCGCCCATCTGCGCCACGACGTCCATCGGCAGCGTCTTCGTGCGGTCGGCCTCGTAGGCCTGCGGGGCGACGACCTCGTCGGCGAAATCGCGCACCATGCGGGCGAGCTCGCGCTCGTCGTCGGTCAGGTTGTGGTGGTCCATGGCTTCCTCTGTGGGTCAGGAGGGGGTGACGGATGCCTCGTGGGCAGGGTCGGTCGAGGGTGAGACGTGGGCGAGCACCTGGTCGCGGCGCACCTGTTCGCCGGTGGCGACGTCGAGGCGCACGACACCACCATGCGGGGCGATGACGGGGTGCTCCATCTTCATCGCCTCGATGCTGACGATGCGGTCCCCCGCAGCGACTGTCGCGCCGTCGGCGACGTGGAGGGCGACCACGGCGCCCGGCATGGGCGCACGCAGTTCGGGGTCGGTGGCGGCGGCGTCGCGCTCGCGCGCGGCGAGCCGCTTCTCCATCGCCTGCCGGCGGGTGAGAGGGCGCAGGCGGTGGGTCGCGCCGTCGGCGTGCACCCAGACCCAGCCGTCGCCGTCGACCGCCACGTCGACGCTGGCGCCCACCTCGTCAGAGTGACCGATCACGCGGGCATCCGGGAGAGGGCTTGCCGCCACTCCCGCCACCGGCCCGACGAAGGGCGCGGGAACGGTGGCGATCTCCCCGGACTCGGATTCCACCGCAACGGTGGCCGGCGCAGCGGGAGCGCCGGCGCGCCAGCCCGAACGCGCTCGCCAGAGGGCGCTCGCGGCGACCGCGCGGGTCTCGTCCCGCCGATCCCGCCGGGCGGCTGCGGCCGCGGCGAGGGCGGTCGACGTCGGCTCGGGGGCCGAGGAGGGCGGCATCCGGTCGATCAAGCCCGTGTCCATGTCGCCGGCGCGCACCGCGGGCTCGGCGAGCAGCTCCCGCAGGAAGCCGATGTTCGTGTCGACGCCGAGCAGCACCGTCTCGGCCAGCGCCGCGTCGAGACGCTCCAGCGCCTGCCCACGATCGGCGCCGTGCGCAATCACCTTGGCGATCATCGGGTCGTAGTCCGCCGAGACGACGCTGCCGGACTCGACCGCGGCATCCGTCCGCACACCCTCGGCGGGCCGCCACACCAGCACGTCCCCCGTCGCCGGGAGGAAGCCGCGCTCGGGACTCTCGGCGTACACGCGCGCCTCGATCGCATGACCGTCGAGGCGGATCTCGTCCTGCGCCAATGCGAGCGGCCGGCCGGCGGCGATCAGCAGCTGCTGCTCCACGAGGTCGATGCCCGTGACGAGCTCGGTGACCGGATGCTCGACTTGGAGCCGGGTGTTCATCTCGATGAAGAAGAACTCGTCGGGCCGGTCGCCGGCGACGAGGAACTCGACCGTGCCCGCACCGCGGTAGTCGACGCTCGCGGCCGCCGCGCACGCGGCAGCTCCGAGGCGCGCCCGGGTCGCGGCATCCACCACCGGCGAGGGCGCCTCCTCGATGACCTTCTGATGACGGCGCTGCAGCGTGCACTCGCGCTCGCCGAGGTGGATCACCGCGCCATGCGAGTCGGCGAGCACCTGCACCTCGATGTGCCGCGGTCGTTCGATGAGGCGTTCGAGGAGGAGGGTGTCGTCGCCGAACGCGGCGCCGGCCACCCGGCGCGCGGTCGCGAGAGCCTCCGGCAGCTCCGTCGCCGATCGGACGACCTGCATCCCCTTACCGCCGCCGCCGGCAGACGGCTTGACGAGAAGCGGGTACCCCGTCGCCTCCGCGGCGGCGGCGATCTCGGCATCCGTCAGGCCGGCGGCGCTGAAGCCGGGCACCGTCGGCACGCCGTGGCCGATGACGTGCTCCTTCGAGCGGATCTTGTCGCCCATCACCTCGAGGGCCCGCTCCCCCGGTCCGATGAACACGATGCCGGCCGCGGCGCACGCGCGCGCGAACCCGACGTTCTCGGAGAGGAAGCCGTAGCCGGGGTGGATCGCCTCGGCACCGCTCTCGCGCGCGGCCGCGATCACGGCGTCGATGGAGAGGTACGACGCCGAGGCGGCCGCGGGTCCGATGCGCACGGCATCGTCGGCCTCGCGCACGTGCGGCGCGTCGGCGTCCGCATCGCTGTACACCGCGACGGAACGGATGCCGAGCCGCCGGAGCGTCCGGATGACGCGGCGGGCGATCTCGCCGCGGTTGGCCACGAGCACTGCGGAGAAGGGCACTGTGGAGAAGGGCACTGTGGAGAAGGGCGGGGTGTCGGAAGCCACGGGACTCACATCCGGAAGACGCCGAAGCGCGGTTCGGGCAGGGGGGTGCGCGAGACGACATCGAGCGCGAGTCCGAGCAGGTCACGGGTGTCGAGGGGATCGACGACGCCGTCGTCCCAGAGCCGCGCCGTCGCGTAGTACGGGCTCCCCTGCTCCTCGTACTGTGCGCGGATCGGCGCCTCGAACTCGGCCTGCGCGTCGGAGGACCACTCCTCGCCGCGAGCCTCGAGCTGATCGCGCTTGACGGTCGAGAGGACGGATGCCGCCTGCGCGCCGCCCATGACCGAGATGCGGCTCGCCGGCCACGTCCACAGGAAGCGCGGCGAGTAGGCGCGTCCGCACATCGAATAGTTGCCGGCGCCGAAGGATCCGCCGATCACGACGGTCAGCTTCGGCACGCGGGTCGTGGCGACGGCCGTGACCATCTTGGCCCCGTCCTTGGCGATGCCGCCGGCCTCGGCATCCCGCCCCACCATGAAGCCGGAGATGTTCTGCAGGAACAGCAGCGGCGTGCCCCGCTGGTCGCACAGCTCGATGAAGTGGGCGCCCTTCTGCGCGGACTCGCTGAACAGCACGCCGTTGTTGGCGACGATGCCCACCGGGTGCCCGTGGATGCGCGCGAACCCGGTCACCAGGGTCTCGCCGTACTCGCGCTTGAACTCGTGGAACTCGCTGCCGTCCACGAGCCGCGCGATCACCTCGCGCACGTCGTACGGCTGGTTGACGTCGACGGGGACGACTCCGTACAGGTCGGACGGATCGACGGCCGGAGGCACGCTCGGCACGACATCCCACGCCGGGGCCTCGGGCAGCGGCAGGGTGGCGACGATGTCGCGCACGATCTCGAGGGCATGCTCGTCGTCCTCTGCCAGGTGGTCGACGACACCGGACCGGCGTGCGTGGAGCTCTCCCCCGCCGAGTTCCTCAGCGGTCACGACTTCGCCGATCGCCGCCTTCACGAGCGGCGGACCGCCGAGGAAGATCGTGCCCTGGTTGCGGACGATGACGGTCTCGTCGCTCATCGCCGGCACGTACGCGCCGCCGGCGGTGCAGGAGCCGAGCACCGCGGCGATCTGCGGGATCCCCGCGGCCGACAGCCGCGCCTGATTGAAGAAGATGCGCCCGAAGTGGTCGCGGTCGGGGAACACCTCGTCCTGCATGGGCAGGAACGCCCCGCCCGAGTCCACGAGGTACACGCACGGCAGCCGGTTCTCGAACGCGACCTCCTGGGCGCGGAGATGCTTCTTCACCGTCATCGGGTAG comes from Microbacterium cremeum and encodes:
- a CDS encoding histidine phosphatase family protein, whose amino-acid sequence is MTALTLIRHGETDWNRDRRIQGSTDIPLNDTGRAQARATAALLRDRIDLGLPVSIASSDLARARETAEIIATELGIGAPRQYRGLRERSYGEAEGVGVDEFRERWGDWYTAEVPGAEPWPELRARGIAALGRAVRDHRRATAPAAASLIVVSHGAFMREMMRHATAGALPPAGERLLNGSAHDFVYERDHLRLVAYAGLVA
- a CDS encoding MaoC family dehydratase, with protein sequence MSDSGQTREIVQRGLYFDELEVGARYAHRPGRTATEADNVLFSSLTMNSQALHLDAAYSESQPFGQRLMNSMWTLSTMVGASVSQITQGTLVAQLGLTDIAFPAPLFHGDTLYTETEVVDKRLSSSRPGQGIVTLRHTGRNQRGEVVATATRVALMWRSPDTKEQP
- a CDS encoding acyl-CoA dehydrogenase family protein, producing MDHHNLTDDERELARMVRDFADEVVAPQAYEADRTKTLPMDVVAQMGELGLFGLPFPEEYGGQGGDYFALCLAIEALGRVDQSIAITLEAGVSLGAMPVFRFGTEEQKQELLPDLLAGKALAGFGLTEPEAGSDAGATRTTAKLDGGEWVINGSKQFITNSGTDITRFVTVTAVTGEQGGRKEISTIMVPTGTPGFTVEPGYDKVGWHASDTHPLTFQDVRVPEGNLIGERGRGFANFLHILDEGRIAIAALSTGAAEGCLEAAVDYAKKRTVFGDALATRQGIQFLLARMQLRVHNARLAWHHAARLRDAGKPFKTEAAIAKLTASDAAMDNARDATQVFGGNGFMNEYPVARHYRDSKILEIGEGTNEVQLLVIARSLGVA
- a CDS encoding HpcH/HpaI aldolase/citrate lyase family protein; protein product: MTFDLGPALLFCPADRPERYAKALERADAVILDLEDAVAAADKTAARGHLIESELDPARVIVRVNPPGTDDFVSDLATLSQTDYRRIMVAKSESPKRLRKIDQRFELVALCETAKGVSQAERIAELPNVSALMWGAEDLVASIGGTSSRKPNGRYRDIARYARSRVLLAAGARGKAAIDAVHLDIHDTRRLAIEAADAAASGFTATACIHPGQVTIIRDAYRPSDEAVAWAAGVLAAAEGERGVFTYEGRMVDEPVLRHARGVLRRAER
- a CDS encoding biotin carboxylase N-terminal domain-containing protein, translated to MSPVASDTPPFSTVPFSTVPFSAVLVANRGEIARRVIRTLRRLGIRSVAVYSDADADAPHVREADDAVRIGPAAASASYLSIDAVIAAARESGAEAIHPGYGFLSENVGFARACAAAGIVFIGPGERALEVMGDKIRSKEHVIGHGVPTVPGFSAAGLTDAEIAAAAEATGYPLLVKPSAGGGGKGMQVVRSATELPEALATARRVAGAAFGDDTLLLERLIERPRHIEVQVLADSHGAVIHLGERECTLQRRHQKVIEEAPSPVVDAATRARLGAAACAAAASVDYRGAGTVEFLVAGDRPDEFFFIEMNTRLQVEHPVTELVTGIDLVEQQLLIAAGRPLALAQDEIRLDGHAIEARVYAESPERGFLPATGDVLVWRPAEGVRTDAAVESGSVVSADYDPMIAKVIAHGADRGQALERLDAALAETVLLGVDTNIGFLRELLAEPAVRAGDMDTGLIDRMPPSSAPEPTSTALAAAAAARRDRRDETRAVAASALWRARSGWRAGAPAAPATVAVESESGEIATVPAPFVGPVAGVAASPLPDARVIGHSDEVGASVDVAVDGDGWVWVHADGATHRLRPLTRRQAMEKRLAARERDAAATDPELRAPMPGAVVALHVADGATVAAGDRIVSIEAMKMEHPVIAPHGGVVRLDVATGEQVRRDQVLAHVSPSTDPAHEASVTPS
- a CDS encoding helix-turn-helix domain-containing protein yields the protein MGNATDQTLDAVGPRLKRLRLHRDVTLTTLAAEIGVSASTLSRLEAGLRRPTLEQLLPLARYYGVTIDSLVDAPRTADPRVDLRPVSCSDGSVIIPLTRRPGGIQAFKFVLPTGSDDAVPDLHTHEGHDWAYVLNGTLRLILGDHDLLLHAGEAAEFDTRIPHWFGATSAGPVEYLSLVGRQGQRAHVRAVTTRR
- a CDS encoding DUF4878 domain-containing protein — translated: MSEDAGPSRVFLWALLAVMGLVVVVALIVVFARGGTTQFDPETPEGVVQRYAQAVSDGDVRTALTYLAPEIADSCERVHPGTEDHRMTLVDTTERDGTARVEVIVATIYGSGPLGADEYQSEEAFDLVREDGSWFIETAPWQFTVCIESGQR
- a CDS encoding MFS transporter, which produces MTSTSSANTNEDAPIVDDPRRRRAILWAVCIALMAVVASVSGLNVAQPQLATTFDASQGEVLWIINTYVLTLAALLLPLGSAGDRLGRKPVLIAGLVVFGVANIVAAGAPVIEIMLAARALSGVGAAMIMPVTLAVITSSFPDEARAKAIGMWTAVAGGGGILGMYLSAVLVDVASWRWLFALPVVLTVAAVLLGLRAVPNSRAAAPGRFDVLGALTSIIATVGLTFALHEAPTLGWSAPIVLLSLATAVVAIVVFILWELHASFPLLDVRYFRTRGLSSGTTLLLVLFGIQGGVSLVLYPYFQVVLGWTALLATLGLMPMALVMMLASALAPRLVSRIGARAAMVIGLSLATLGLALMAVLVSVTGGYLPVLPGLITMGLGAGLAMTPSTEAITSSLPRARQGVASALNDLTRELGSALGIALLGGVLIAGYQSSIGDRLDGVPADLAGAARDGIANAAEVSHRAGSHAEQILTAAQDAFVAGWQQAMWAGVAVMGVLVLVIALRGPRAEPEPQYEPSAE
- a CDS encoding Sir2 family NAD-dependent protein deacetylase, yielding MTTTIGTAFDAQTTDAVAAAVSALAGRRIAVLTGAGVSTDSGIPDYRGTGAPVRTPMTVEQYFSSEAARQRYWVGSHLGWRAFAAAQPNPGHRALADLESRGIASGVVTQNVDGLHVRAGSRRVVELHGTMRRVFCSHCGQVFDRRDLAQRVEHENPWISVPENVALGPDGDVLPESVEGFRIPACSVCGGVLKPDVVFFGEFIPAEKFREAEQLVHASEGLVVAGSSLVVNSGIRLLERARRRRMPVVIVNRGDTRGDTRATVKINAGASEVLRALAESLPPLD
- a CDS encoding DUF5671 domain-containing protein; translation: MSGSPPPAASAGLRTAAPHGRGAQAVIRRIILFALLFALVTIAASGLSGLLERAIGAGGVLVDTGAGLALALAFALIGAPLAAVLWWWLRRRLADPFERASLVWALYLTAMTLTALIVATLSLGSAAAAGVDGRWRPGELATGLVWAGVWLWHRQMRRNAASTPTRLVDVPVSLSALFGLVVAASGAVSALAALLSEALSGVAPVLIASEHWAVPVLRGLVWLALGALEWWWHWFREGARRAPGAFAAVLLVIVIGASAATALFSLGTVVFVLLRVLFDTDPLAEVLAPMDVAVSAVLVGAFVWVYHASVLAARSERVRGAGRLVVSAIALIGAASGFGVVVNALLAAVGPALVDDDPRTLLLGGISALVVGVPAWVIAWRPARTVTTADAADPARRVYLIVVFGASAVVGLVTLLIIGYRLFEFLLDAGGAAGLLERIRAPLGLLSATAVVFGYHFAIWRRDRALAPAAAPPDVIGRVILVAGDDADELARRIRSATGAAVTVWRAAAADGPTTDADAAAVVHALDGLAAARVLVVTSSGGAPQVVPLAD